Proteins from a single region of Pelagicoccus enzymogenes:
- a CDS encoding 5'-nucleotidase C-terminal domain-containing protein, translated as MILRVLGTCLWGVVLSLYSWAEPVAELEFSAVRVDGSVRDDEGLAAYLAPYREGVEAFAAEVIGYAAEPLSRSRPECGLSNLVADSLRVVGAKEFGAEVDLSVTNFGGLRRDLPQGELTMGLITELSPFENYLTYLEVDGAFVQELARQAAGGVAVSGIKVTLDSEGRVLEALVNGEPIDARRRYRVVTIDYLVATYGALFREEWILEKRVSKNLIQRDAIVLHLSALAERGVRIFDAGEGRVRVVE; from the coding sequence ATGATTCTTCGTGTGTTGGGAACCTGCCTTTGGGGAGTGGTTTTGTCCTTGTACTCCTGGGCGGAGCCGGTGGCTGAGCTTGAGTTTTCTGCGGTTCGGGTGGACGGGAGTGTGCGGGACGATGAGGGCCTGGCGGCTTATTTGGCTCCTTACCGCGAGGGGGTAGAGGCGTTTGCGGCGGAGGTGATCGGTTATGCGGCCGAGCCGCTTTCGCGGTCGCGGCCGGAGTGCGGTCTTTCGAACTTGGTGGCGGATTCGCTGCGGGTAGTGGGAGCGAAGGAGTTCGGAGCGGAGGTGGATTTGTCGGTGACGAATTTCGGGGGCTTGCGGAGGGACTTGCCGCAGGGGGAGCTGACGATGGGGCTGATCACTGAGCTGTCTCCTTTCGAGAATTACCTGACCTATTTGGAGGTGGATGGCGCTTTCGTGCAGGAGCTGGCGCGACAGGCGGCGGGAGGAGTGGCTGTCTCTGGGATCAAAGTGACGCTGGATAGCGAAGGGCGAGTGTTGGAGGCTTTGGTCAACGGAGAGCCGATCGATGCAAGGCGTCGCTACCGGGTGGTCACGATCGACTACTTGGTCGCGACCTACGGAGCCTTGTTTCGCGAGGAGTGGATTTTGGAGAAGCGAGTATCTAAGAATTTGATACAGAGGGATGCGATCGTGTTGCACTTGTCGGCTCTGGCGGAGCGTGGCGTGAGGATATTCGACGCGGGGGAAGGTC
- a CDS encoding Tex family protein: protein MHENFLPKISEELSIPESHVAATAKLLVEGGTVPFIARYRKEATGGLDEVQIANIRDRLDQLKALEDRRAAILKSLEDQKVLTDELKAKVNAAETMARLEDVYLPYKPKRRTKATIAREKGLEPLAQKLFEGQENAALDPTAEANAFVDAEKEVADSEAALAGARDIIAEWINDDADARAELRELYTKHSTLTSKVMMGKEEEGAKYRDYFDWSEPVDKAPSHRILAIRRGEQEMILSMSVRPDEDLAIAKLEARFVKGSSPAAEQVRLATRDAFKRLLSISMETAARLEIKKRADAEAIQVFTSNIRELLLAPALGEKTVLAIDPGFRTGCKTVVLDAQGKLLFDTVIYPSQSQRQIDEAKTIVTGLVQRFQIQAIAIGNGTASRETESFVRGLGLPKDVAIVMVNESGASIYSASEVAREEFPDKDITVRGAVSIGRRLMDPLAELVKIDPKSIGVGQYQHDVDQRALKASLDDSVLSCVNAVGVEVNTASKQLLSYVSGLNSRLAGAIVAHREANGPFKSRKEITKVAGIGPKAFEQAAGFLRIRGAENPLDASAVHPERYGLVEKMAFDLQVSLKDLVKDSAARNRIDIQKYTTDEVGLPTLQDILQELAKPGRDPRAEFELVQFKEGVNQITDLTEGMKLTGVVTNVTAFGAFIDIGVHQDGLAHISQLSDNFVKDPNDVVKVGQKVQATVTEVDVARKRIGLSLKSVVEIDRRSPAERAADKENRRNNQFNRGPRQGGGNRNNAPRGGNRSGGGNRGGSQSFGSLGDAFGGLKL, encoded by the coding sequence ATGCACGAAAACTTCCTTCCCAAGATCTCCGAAGAACTCTCTATCCCGGAGTCACACGTAGCCGCCACCGCCAAGCTCCTCGTCGAGGGAGGCACTGTCCCCTTCATCGCCCGCTACCGCAAGGAAGCCACCGGCGGACTCGACGAAGTCCAGATCGCCAACATACGCGACCGCCTCGACCAGCTCAAAGCCCTCGAAGACCGCCGCGCCGCCATCCTCAAGTCGCTCGAAGACCAGAAAGTCCTCACCGACGAGCTCAAAGCCAAGGTCAACGCCGCCGAAACCATGGCCCGCCTCGAGGACGTCTACCTCCCCTACAAGCCCAAGCGCCGTACCAAGGCCACCATCGCCCGCGAAAAAGGCCTCGAGCCGCTCGCCCAAAAACTCTTCGAAGGCCAGGAAAACGCCGCCCTCGACCCCACCGCCGAGGCGAACGCCTTCGTGGACGCCGAGAAGGAAGTGGCCGACTCCGAGGCCGCCCTCGCCGGCGCCCGCGACATCATCGCCGAGTGGATCAACGACGATGCCGACGCCCGCGCCGAACTCCGCGAACTCTACACCAAGCACTCCACCCTCACCTCCAAGGTCATGATGGGCAAGGAAGAGGAAGGCGCCAAATATCGCGACTACTTCGACTGGTCAGAACCCGTCGACAAAGCTCCATCGCACCGCATCCTCGCCATCCGCCGCGGCGAACAAGAGATGATCCTATCCATGTCCGTCCGCCCCGACGAAGACCTCGCCATCGCCAAGCTCGAAGCCCGCTTCGTAAAAGGCTCCAGCCCCGCCGCCGAGCAAGTGCGCCTCGCCACCCGCGACGCCTTCAAGCGCCTGCTCTCCATCTCCATGGAAACCGCCGCCCGCCTCGAAATCAAAAAGCGGGCCGACGCGGAAGCGATCCAGGTATTCACGTCAAACATACGCGAACTCCTCCTCGCCCCTGCCCTCGGCGAAAAAACCGTGCTCGCCATCGACCCCGGCTTCCGCACCGGCTGTAAAACCGTCGTGCTCGACGCCCAAGGCAAGCTCCTCTTCGACACCGTCATCTACCCCAGCCAATCCCAACGCCAGATCGACGAAGCCAAGACCATCGTCACCGGCCTCGTCCAACGCTTCCAGATCCAAGCCATCGCCATCGGCAACGGCACCGCCTCCCGCGAAACCGAATCCTTCGTCCGCGGACTCGGCCTGCCCAAGGACGTCGCCATCGTCATGGTCAACGAATCCGGCGCCTCCATCTACTCCGCTTCCGAAGTCGCCCGCGAAGAGTTCCCCGACAAGGACATCACCGTGCGCGGCGCCGTATCCATCGGGCGGAGACTTATGGACCCGCTGGCCGAACTCGTTAAGATCGATCCCAAGTCCATCGGCGTCGGCCAATACCAGCACGACGTCGACCAACGCGCCCTCAAGGCCTCGCTCGACGACTCCGTCCTCTCCTGCGTAAACGCCGTCGGCGTAGAGGTAAACACCGCCTCTAAGCAGCTCCTCTCCTACGTCTCCGGCCTCAACTCCCGCCTCGCCGGCGCCATCGTCGCCCACCGCGAAGCCAACGGTCCCTTCAAGTCCCGCAAGGAAATCACCAAGGTTGCCGGCATCGGGCCCAAGGCCTTCGAGCAAGCCGCCGGCTTCCTGCGTATCCGCGGCGCCGAAAACCCACTCGACGCCTCCGCCGTCCACCCCGAGCGCTACGGTCTTGTGGAAAAGATGGCCTTCGACCTGCAAGTCTCGCTCAAGGACCTGGTCAAAGACTCCGCCGCCCGTAACCGCATCGATATCCAAAAATATACTACGGACGAAGTCGGCCTCCCCACTCTGCAAGACATCCTGCAAGAACTCGCCAAACCCGGCCGCGACCCCCGCGCCGAATTCGAGCTCGTCCAGTTCAAGGAAGGCGTAAATCAAATCACCGACCTCACCGAAGGCATGAAGCTCACCGGCGTCGTCACCAACGTCACCGCCTTCGGCGCCTTCATCGACATCGGCGTGCACCAAGACGGACTCGCCCATATCAGCCAGCTTTCCGACAACTTCGTCAAAGACCCTAACGACGTCGTCAAGGTCGGCCAAAAGGTGCAAGCCACCGTCACCGAAGTCGACGTCGCCAGAAAGCGCATCGGCCTCAGCCTGAAGAGCGTGGTCGAGATCGACCGCCGCTCCCCCGCCGAGCGCGCCGCCGACAAAGAAAACCGCCGCAACAACCAATTCAACCGTGGCCCCCGCCAAGGCGGCGGCAACCGCAACAACGCCCCACGCGGCGGAAACCGTAGCGGCGGAGGCAACCGCGGCGGCAGCCAATCCTTCGGCTCCCTCGGCGACGCCTTCGGCGGCCTCAAGCTCTAA